The proteins below are encoded in one region of Sporosarcina sp. FSL K6-1508:
- the metG gene encoding methionine--tRNA ligase encodes MADQNKTFYITTPIYYPSGKFHIGTAYTTVASDAMARYKRLRGYDVHFLTGMDEHGQKIQEKADEAGMPPQEYVDGIAEVAKKVWSIMDISYDDFIRTTEERHKLGVEKIFKTFLDNGDIYKGEYEGWYCLPCETYFTEGQLEDGNCPDCGRPVRKVKEESYFFNMKKYADRLLKFYEDNPKFIEPESRKNEMINNFIKPGLEDLSVSRMSFDWGIKVPGDPKHVIYVWVDALTNYINALGYQSEDDSLFKKYWPADVHVVGKDIVRFHTIYWPIFCMALDLPLPKKVFAHGFIMMKDGKMSKSKGNVVYPEMLVERYGLDATRYFLLRELPFGQDGVFSPESFVERTNYDLANDLGNLLNRSISMINKYFDGEIPTEGLTATNFDESLTDFITTTIGKYEASMENMQFSTVLGDLWALISRTNKYIDETSPWVLAKDEADKGKLASVMMHLATSLRHIAILLQPFMTQAPKQIITQLGLDEKLLAWDTLGNFKAIPTGTKVVEKGVPIFPRLDAEIEVVYIRDQMAITAPAEVEQPEKAEIEEAVETEISIDDFMKVDLRVATVTACEKIPKADKLLKLQLDMGYEQRQVVSGIAEHYEPEALIGEKVIVVANLKPVKLRGELSQGMILAGKSDGILKLATVDPSLANGAQVK; translated from the coding sequence GTGGCTGATCAAAATAAAACTTTTTATATTACTACACCGATTTATTATCCAAGCGGCAAGTTTCATATCGGTACCGCTTATACCACTGTTGCTTCTGACGCCATGGCGCGTTATAAACGATTGCGCGGATATGATGTCCACTTCTTAACTGGAATGGATGAACACGGACAAAAGATACAAGAGAAAGCGGACGAGGCAGGTATGCCGCCGCAAGAATATGTAGATGGCATTGCAGAAGTTGCAAAAAAGGTCTGGAGCATTATGGACATTTCCTATGATGACTTCATTCGCACGACGGAAGAGCGCCATAAATTAGGTGTCGAAAAGATTTTCAAAACATTTCTTGATAACGGCGATATTTATAAAGGTGAGTACGAAGGATGGTATTGCCTGCCTTGTGAAACGTATTTCACGGAAGGACAGCTTGAAGACGGCAATTGTCCAGACTGTGGACGTCCGGTTCGGAAAGTGAAGGAAGAATCGTATTTCTTCAATATGAAGAAGTACGCGGACAGATTGTTGAAGTTTTACGAAGATAACCCGAAATTTATTGAACCGGAATCACGTAAAAATGAAATGATTAATAACTTTATCAAACCCGGCCTTGAAGACTTATCTGTCTCCCGTATGTCGTTTGATTGGGGTATAAAAGTTCCTGGAGATCCGAAGCATGTTATTTATGTATGGGTTGACGCTTTAACAAACTACATTAATGCACTTGGTTATCAGTCTGAAGACGATTCGTTATTTAAAAAGTACTGGCCCGCAGATGTCCATGTCGTAGGAAAAGATATCGTCCGTTTCCATACAATTTACTGGCCGATTTTTTGCATGGCGCTCGATCTGCCGTTGCCGAAAAAAGTATTCGCACACGGATTCATTATGATGAAAGATGGAAAAATGTCGAAATCTAAAGGCAATGTCGTCTATCCTGAGATGCTTGTTGAACGTTACGGGCTCGATGCGACACGGTATTTCTTGCTTCGCGAATTGCCGTTCGGGCAAGACGGCGTATTCTCACCTGAGTCCTTTGTGGAAAGAACGAATTATGATCTTGCGAATGACTTGGGCAATTTATTGAACCGATCGATTTCAATGATCAATAAGTATTTTGATGGTGAAATCCCGACAGAAGGTCTTACAGCAACTAATTTCGATGAAAGCTTGACCGATTTCATCACAACTACAATAGGAAAGTACGAAGCATCGATGGAAAATATGCAGTTCAGCACTGTTCTTGGCGATTTATGGGCTCTTATATCACGGACCAACAAATACATTGATGAGACGTCTCCGTGGGTATTGGCGAAGGATGAAGCAGATAAAGGAAAATTGGCATCTGTAATGATGCATCTTGCAACTTCACTCCGTCACATTGCTATCTTATTGCAGCCATTCATGACACAAGCGCCTAAACAGATCATTACGCAACTTGGTCTAGATGAAAAACTGCTTGCATGGGATACGCTTGGCAATTTCAAAGCGATTCCAACCGGCACAAAAGTCGTAGAAAAAGGCGTTCCAATCTTCCCGCGTTTGGATGCGGAAATTGAAGTTGTTTATATCCGTGATCAGATGGCAATCACTGCACCTGCTGAAGTTGAGCAACCTGAAAAGGCAGAGATTGAAGAGGCGGTTGAAACTGAGATTTCAATCGATGATTTTATGAAAGTGGATTTGCGCGTTGCGACAGTAACCGCGTGTGAAAAAATTCCGAAAGCGGATAAATTACTAAAGCTGCAGCTAGATATGGGCTATGAGCAGCGGCAAGTTGTATCAGGCATCGCGGAACATTATGAACCGGAAGCGCTTATCGGTGAAAAAGTTATTGTGGTAGCTAACTTGAAACCTGTGAAATTACGCGGCGAACTATCCCAAGGCATGATTCTAGCTGGGAAGTCAGACGGTATTTTGAAACTTGCAACGGTTGACCCGTCACTAGCGAATGGTGCACAAGTTAAATAA
- a CDS encoding AbrB/MazE/SpoVT family DNA-binding domain-containing protein, with protein sequence MKSTGIVRKVDELGRVVIPIELRRTLGIAQKDALEIYVDEDKIILKKYMPNMTCSITGDVSDDNLSLIDGKLILSPEGAKQLIKEIEDSLKK encoded by the coding sequence ATGAAATCCACTGGTATTGTAAGAAAAGTTGATGAACTTGGACGTGTGGTAATTCCGATTGAATTACGCCGTACACTTGGTATTGCACAGAAAGATGCTTTGGAAATTTACGTTGATGAAGATAAAATCATTTTGAAGAAATATATGCCAAATATGACATGCTCGATTACGGGCGATGTGTCTGACGACAATTTAAGTCTTATCGATGGTAAGTTGATTTTGAGCCCAGAGGGCGCAAAACAACTCATCAAGGAAATTGAAGATAGCTTAAAAAAGTAA